The following coding sequences lie in one Arabidopsis thaliana chromosome 3, partial sequence genomic window:
- a CDS encoding Nuclear transport factor 2 (NTF2) family protein: protein MVEITSPFGGSMRLLHLPKSYPIHCNMVSASNTFGSAHLKLQNKEPCSRLRPCRVKREENNQTADVESISMDENTLKQDLETAVQEENYVEAAKIRDKLKELQEDNKASVLSANSRFYQSFRNGDLAAMQSLWSKSGNPCCVHPGAKGITGYDYVMESWELVWMNYEFPLLIELKDVEVHVRGEVGYVTCMEFVKTKGSSSWGAQFVSNVFERIDGQWFICIHHASPVDI, encoded by the exons ATGGTAGAGATCACTTCTCCGTTTGGTGGTTCCATGAGGCTGCTTCACTTGCCTAAATCTTATCCGATTCACTGCAACATGGTTTCAGCTAGCAATACATTTGGGTCAGCTCATCTCAAGCTGCAAAACAAAGAACCGT GCTCCCGTTTAAGGCCTTGTCGAGTCAAACGCGAAGAAAATAACCAAACTGCGGATGTTGAAAGCATTTCAATGGATGAGAACACGTTGAAGCAAGATCTCGAGACTGCGGTCCAGGAAGAGAATTATGTGGAGGCAGCTAAAATCCGTGATAAACTAAAAGAGcttcaagaagacaacaaagcCTCTGTTTTATCAGCCAATTCTCGGTTCTACCAATCTTTCAGAAACGGGGATTTAGCTGCGATGCAATCACTATGGTCAAAATCAGGAAACCCGTGCTGTGTACATCCAGGGGCCAAAGGCATAACTGGTTATGATTACGTGATGGAAAGCTGGGAGCTTGTGTGGATGAACTATGAGTTTCCGTTACTGATTGAGCTGAAAGATGTCGAGGTTCATGTCCGAGGAGAAGTAGGTTATGTAACGTGTATGGAGTTTGTGAAGACGAAAGGGAGTAGTAGTTGGGGAGCTCAGTTTGTGTCGAATGTGTTTGAACGGATCGATGGACAATGGTTTATATGCATTCACCATGCTTCTCCTGTTGATATTTGA
- the PYK10 gene encoding Glycosyl hydrolase superfamily protein (PYK10; FUNCTIONS IN: beta-glucosidase activity, copper ion binding, hydrolase activity, hydrolyzing O-glycosyl compounds, fucosidase activity; INVOLVED IN: ER body organization, response to salt stress, response to symbiotic fungus, cellular response to cold, response to osmotic stress; LOCATED IN: peroxisome, nucleus, vacuole, membrane, ER body; EXPRESSED IN: 15 plant structures; EXPRESSED DURING: 10 growth stages; CONTAINS InterPro DOMAIN/s: Glycoside hydrolase, family 1 (InterPro:IPR001360), Glycoside hydrolase, family 1, active site (InterPro:IPR018120), Glycoside hydrolase, catalytic core (InterPro:IPR017853), Glycoside hydrolase, subgroup, catalytic core (InterPro:IPR013781); BEST Arabidopsis thaliana protein match is: Glycosyl hydrolase superfamily protein (TAIR:AT1G66280.1); Has 11331 Blast hits to 11008 proteins in 1473 species: Archae - 140; Bacteria - 7847; Metazoa - 701; Fungi - 200; Plants - 1444; Viruses - 0; Other Eukaryotes - 999 (source: NCBI BLink).) — protein MVLQKLPLIGLLLLLTIVASPANADGPVCPPSNKLSRASFPEGFLFGTATAAYQVEGAINETCRGPALWDIYCRRYPERCNNDNGDVAVDFFHRYKEDIQLMKNLNTDAFRMSIAWPRIFPHGRKEKGVSQAGVQFYHDLIDELIKNGITPFVTVFHWDTPQDLEDEYGGFLSERIVKDFREYADFVFQEYGGKVKHWITFNEPWVFSHAGYDVGKKAPGRCSSYVNAKCQDGRSGYEAYLVTHNLLISHAEAVEAYRKCEKCKGGKIGIAHSPAWFEAHDLADSQDGASIDRALDFILGWHLDTTTFGDYPQIMKDIVGHRLPKFTTEQKAKLKASTDFVGLNYYTSVFSNHLEKPDPSKPRWMQDSLITWESKNAQNYAIGSKPLTAALNVYSRGFRSLLKYIKDKYANPEIMIMENGYGEELGASDSVAVGTADHNRKYYLQRHLLSMQEAVCIDKVNVTGYFVWSLLDNFEWQDGYKNRFGLYYVDFKNNLTRYEKESGKYYKDFLSQGVRPSALKKDEL, from the exons atggttttgcAAAAGCTTCCTCTCATTGGGCTGCTTTTGCTCCTGACCATCGTCGCCTCTCCAGCAAATGCAGATGGACCTGTTTGCCCGCCGTCGAACAAACTAAGCCGGGCAAGTTTCCCTGAAGGTTTTTTATTTGGCACGGCTACTGCGGCATACCAG GTCGAAGGTGCGATTAATGAAACTTGTCGTGGACCAGCCTTATGGGACATCTACTGTAGAAGATATCCAG aGAGGTGCAATAACGATAACGGCGATGTGGCCGTTGATTTCTTCCATCGTTATAag GAAGATATCCAACTAATGAAGAATCTAAACACAGACGCCTTTAGAATGTCTATCGCATGGCCAAGAATATTTCCTC ATGGGAGAAAGGAGAAAGGAGTGAGTCAAGCTGGTGTGCAATTCTACCACGACCTCATCGACGAGCTCATAAAAAATG GTATAACTCCATTCGTTACTGTTTTTCACTGGGACACTCCACAAGATTTAGAAGATGAATATGGCGGCTTTTTAAGCGAAAGGATTGT GAAGGATTTCCGAGAGTAtgcagattttgttttccaagaATACGGTGGAAAAGTGAAACATTGGATCACTTTCAATGAGCCATGGGTTTTCTCGCACGCTGGCTATGACGTAGGCAAAAAGGCACCTGGTCGTTGCTCTTCTTACGTCAATGCTAAATGCCAAGACGGACGATCAGGATACGAGGCTTACCTTGTCACTCACAATCTCCTTATCTCTCACGCAGAAGCAGTTGAAGCTTACCGGAAATGCGAAAAG TGTAAAGGTGGGAAGATCGGAATTGCACATAGTCCTGCTTGGTTCGAAGCACATGACCTTGCTGATTCACAAGACGGTGCGTCCATCGACCGTGCACTTGACTTTATTTTGGGATG GCATCTAGACACAACTACATTTGGAGATTATCCACAGATCATGAAAGACATTGTTGGACATAGATTGCCTAAATTTACAACTGAGCAGAAAGCAAAACTGAAAGCTTCTACCGATTTCGTTGGGCTCAACTACTATACTTCAGTGTTTTCAAACCATTTGGAGAAACCTGATCCTTCAAAACCAAGATGGATGCAAGATTCTCTTATTACATGGGAGT CTAAGAATGCGCAAAATTACGCCATTGGTAGCAAG cCTTTGACCGCTGCATTGAACGTTTACTCGAGAGGTTTTAGAAGTCTGTTGAAGTACATTAAGGACAAATACGCAAATCCGGAAATTATGATCATGGAAAACG GATATGGAGAAGAACTAGGGGCCTCAGATTCTGTTGCTGTTGGTACCGCTGATCATAACAGGAAATATTATCTTCAGAGGCATCTTTTGAGTATGCAAGAAGCTGTTTG CATCGACAAAGTGAATGTTACAGGATACTTTGTATGGTCATTGTTGGATAACTTCGAGTGGCAAGATGGTTACAAAAACAGATTTGGACTCTACTACGTTGATTTCAAAAATAACCTCACACGTTACGAGAAAGAATCCGGCAAGTATTACAAGGATTTCCTCAGTCAAGGTGTTCGTCCATCCGCGCTCAAGAAGGATGAGCTTTAA
- a CDS encoding Nuclear transport factor 2 (NTF2) family protein (Nuclear transport factor 2 (NTF2) family protein; FUNCTIONS IN: DNA binding, nuclease activity; INVOLVED IN: nucleotide-excision repair; EXPRESSED IN: 22 plant structures; EXPRESSED DURING: 13 growth stages; CONTAINS InterPro DOMAIN/s: UvrB/UvrC protein (InterPro:IPR001943); BEST Arabidopsis thaliana protein match is: Nuclear transport factor 2 (NTF2) family protein (TAIR:AT4G10925.3).), which produces MVEITSPFGGSMRLLHLPKSYPIHCNMVSASNTFGSAHLKLQNKEPCSRLRPCRVKREENNQTADVESISMDENTLKQDLETAVQEENYVEAAKIRDKLKELQEDNKASVLSANSRFYQSFRNGDLAAMQSLWSKSGNPCCVHPGAKGITGYDYVMESWELVWMNYEFPLLIELKDVEVHVRGEVGYVTCMEFVKTKGSSSWGAQFVSNVFERIDGQWLRWDTLVVCLRVMKDCFLFLRRKINSFY; this is translated from the exons ATGGTAGAGATCACTTCTCCGTTTGGTGGTTCCATGAGGCTGCTTCACTTGCCTAAATCTTATCCGATTCACTGCAACATGGTTTCAGCTAGCAATACATTTGGGTCAGCTCATCTCAAGCTGCAAAACAAAGAACCGT GCTCCCGTTTAAGGCCTTGTCGAGTCAAACGCGAAGAAAATAACCAAACTGCGGATGTTGAAAGCATTTCAATGGATGAGAACACGTTGAAGCAAGATCTCGAGACTGCGGTCCAGGAAGAGAATTATGTGGAGGCAGCTAAAATCCGTGATAAACTAAAAGAGcttcaagaagacaacaaagcCTCTGTTTTATCAGCCAATTCTCGGTTCTACCAATCTTTCAGAAACGGGGATTTAGCTGCGATGCAATCACTATGGTCAAAATCAGGAAACCCGTGCTGTGTACATCCAGGGGCCAAAGGCATAACTGGTTATGATTACGTGATGGAAAGCTGGGAGCTTGTGTGGATGAACTATGAGTTTCCGTTACTGATTGAGCTGAAAGATGTCGAGGTTCATGTCCGAGGAGAAGTAGGTTATGTAACGTGTATGGAGTTTGTGAAGACGAAAGGGAGTAGTAGTTGGGGAGCTCAGTTTGTGTCGAATGTGTTTGAACGGATCGATGGACAATG GTTGCGGTGGGATACATTGGTGGTTTGCTTAAGGGTGATGAAGGactgttttttatttctgaG aagaaaaataaactctTTTTATTAG
- a CDS encoding Nuclear transport factor 2 (NTF2) family protein (Nuclear transport factor 2 (NTF2) family protein; FUNCTIONS IN: DNA binding, nuclease activity; INVOLVED IN: nucleotide-excision repair; LOCATED IN: chloroplast; EXPRESSED IN: 22 plant structures; EXPRESSED DURING: 13 growth stages; CONTAINS InterPro DOMAIN/s: UvrB/UvrC protein (InterPro:IPR001943); BEST Arabidopsis thaliana protein match is: Nuclear transport factor 2 (NTF2) family protein (TAIR:AT4G10925.3); Has 282 Blast hits to 282 proteins in 97 species: Archae - 0; Bacteria - 155; Metazoa - 0; Fungi - 0; Plants - 84; Viruses - 0; Other Eukaryotes - 43 (source: NCBI BLink).), whose protein sequence is MALHGSGVFCKVSNMVEITSPFGGSMRLLHLPKSYPIHCNMVSASNTFGSAHLKLQNKEPCSRLRPCRVKREENNQTADVESISMDENTLKQDLETAVQEENYVEAAKIRDKLKELQEDNKASVLSANSRFYQSFRNGDLAAMQSLWSKSGNPCCVHPGAKGITGYDYVMESWELVWMNYEFPLLIELKDVEVHVRGEVGYVTCMEFVKTKGSSSWGAQFVSNVFERIDGQWFICIHHASPVDI, encoded by the exons ATGGCGCTTCATGGGTCTGGAGTTTTTTGTAAA GTTTCAAACATGGTAGAGATCACTTCTCCGTTTGGTGGTTCCATGAGGCTGCTTCACTTGCCTAAATCTTATCCGATTCACTGCAACATGGTTTCAGCTAGCAATACATTTGGGTCAGCTCATCTCAAGCTGCAAAACAAAGAACCGT GCTCCCGTTTAAGGCCTTGTCGAGTCAAACGCGAAGAAAATAACCAAACTGCGGATGTTGAAAGCATTTCAATGGATGAGAACACGTTGAAGCAAGATCTCGAGACTGCGGTCCAGGAAGAGAATTATGTGGAGGCAGCTAAAATCCGTGATAAACTAAAAGAGcttcaagaagacaacaaagcCTCTGTTTTATCAGCCAATTCTCGGTTCTACCAATCTTTCAGAAACGGGGATTTAGCTGCGATGCAATCACTATGGTCAAAATCAGGAAACCCGTGCTGTGTACATCCAGGGGCCAAAGGCATAACTGGTTATGATTACGTGATGGAAAGCTGGGAGCTTGTGTGGATGAACTATGAGTTTCCGTTACTGATTGAGCTGAAAGATGTCGAGGTTCATGTCCGAGGAGAAGTAGGTTATGTAACGTGTATGGAGTTTGTGAAGACGAAAGGGAGTAGTAGTTGGGGAGCTCAGTTTGTGTCGAATGTGTTTGAACGGATCGATGGACAATGGTTTATATGCATTCACCATGCTTCTCCTGTTGATATTTGA